A window from Leuconostoc mesenteroides subsp. mesenteroides encodes these proteins:
- the hpt gene encoding hypoxanthine phosphoribosyltransferase, whose protein sequence is MDNDIQEVLYDQESIQKAAERLGKQITQDYVGSTPLFLSVLKGAYLWTADLLREVDLYAELEFIKISSYHGGVSSSDEITLVTDVRSDVRGRDIIILEDIVDTGQSLLFLKELLAKRGAKSIKVATLLDKIEGRKVEVDADYAGFNVRNEFVVGYGLDYEEHYRNLPYVGILKKEVYTK, encoded by the coding sequence GTGGATAACGATATACAAGAAGTGTTGTATGACCAAGAAAGTATTCAAAAAGCGGCAGAGCGTTTGGGAAAACAAATAACCCAAGATTATGTGGGTTCAACGCCTTTGTTTTTATCAGTTTTGAAAGGTGCCTACCTTTGGACAGCAGATTTACTGCGCGAAGTAGATCTGTATGCTGAACTAGAATTTATAAAAATCTCTAGTTACCATGGTGGTGTCTCGAGTTCTGATGAAATAACGCTCGTAACAGACGTTCGCTCAGATGTTCGAGGACGAGATATTATCATTTTAGAAGACATTGTTGATACTGGACAATCATTACTGTTTTTGAAAGAATTACTTGCAAAACGTGGTGCAAAATCAATTAAGGTAGCGACTCTACTTGATAAGATTGAAGGCCGAAAAGTTGAAGTAGATGCTGACTATGCAGGATTCAATGTTCGTAATGAATTCGTGGTTGGGTACGGTCTTGACTATGAAGAACATTACCGCAATCTACCTTATGTTGGTATTTTGAAAAAAGAAGTATACACTAAATAG
- the hflB gene encoding ATP-dependent zinc metalloprotease FtsH, producing MNNNKGGFLRSSVFYIFIFLAVVGMVYGLFGNDKTTTKTITSSEFIKALNDKELKSVTVQPGNSIYNVTGTYKKAQTASKDKGLSLFQPTQKVTKFTSTLLPNDASLKSVTDAATKTKTELVTKQAENSGFWLNLLVSLVPVLLIVAVFYLMMNQAGGGKGGQGGMMSFGKSKAKPSDPKDNKVRFADVAGAEEEKQELVEVVEFLKAPKKFVNLGARIPKGVLLEGPPGTGKTLLAKAVAGEASVPFFSMSGSDFVEMFVGVGASRVRDLFENAKKSAPAIIFIDEIDAVGRRRGTGMGGGNDEREQTLNQILIEMDGFEGSEGVIILASTNRSDVLDPALLRSGRFDRKILVGAPDVKGREAILNVHAKNKPLADNVDLKAIAQQTPGYVGADLENLLNEAALLAARRNKSKVDAADIDEAEDRIFQGPAKTNHNMSESERRTTAYHEAGHALVGLVRSEASVVRKVTIVPRGRIGGYALMTPKNDRYNLKYSEAKEQLAGLMGGRAAEIFMFNESSSGASNDFQQATGLARQMVTAFGMSDKLGMVQLEGNASVGYADQAGNRAYSEETARLIDEEVRRLAREAFDDAIAILRDNKDKLTAIAEALLEVETLDEKQIKDIYLTGTFTRKDIQDDTELAKAKSFEEAKAAADAKDSQAEQRFEKQDEEKSSDDHSESQSEDTDSTDKSETDDINSENK from the coding sequence ATGAACAATAATAAAGGTGGCTTCTTACGAAGCAGTGTATTCTATATTTTCATATTTCTTGCTGTTGTAGGAATGGTTTATGGGTTGTTTGGTAACGATAAGACAACCACGAAAACTATTACATCAAGTGAATTTATTAAAGCACTGAATGATAAAGAATTGAAGTCAGTTACAGTACAGCCTGGTAACAGCATCTATAATGTTACTGGAACGTATAAAAAGGCACAAACAGCAAGTAAAGATAAAGGGCTTAGTTTATTCCAACCCACCCAAAAAGTAACTAAGTTTACGTCAACTTTGCTACCCAATGATGCGTCATTAAAGTCAGTGACAGATGCTGCTACAAAGACAAAGACAGAGTTAGTGACTAAACAAGCTGAAAATTCTGGTTTTTGGTTAAATTTGTTGGTATCCCTAGTTCCTGTTTTGTTGATTGTTGCGGTATTTTACCTGATGATGAACCAAGCTGGTGGTGGAAAAGGTGGACAAGGTGGCATGATGAGCTTTGGTAAATCCAAAGCTAAACCTTCAGACCCTAAGGATAACAAAGTACGTTTTGCTGATGTTGCTGGTGCCGAAGAAGAAAAACAAGAACTGGTTGAAGTAGTTGAATTCCTAAAAGCGCCAAAGAAATTCGTGAACTTAGGAGCTCGTATACCAAAAGGTGTATTGCTAGAGGGACCTCCCGGAACAGGTAAAACACTTTTGGCCAAAGCCGTGGCTGGTGAAGCTAGCGTACCATTTTTCTCAATGTCAGGATCAGATTTCGTAGAAATGTTCGTTGGTGTTGGTGCATCCCGTGTTCGTGACTTATTTGAAAATGCTAAGAAATCAGCACCAGCTATTATCTTCATTGATGAAATTGATGCAGTCGGTCGTCGTCGAGGAACAGGTATGGGCGGTGGTAACGATGAGCGTGAGCAGACTTTGAACCAAATTTTGATAGAAATGGACGGTTTCGAAGGTTCTGAAGGTGTTATTATTTTAGCATCTACTAACCGTTCGGATGTCTTAGATCCCGCATTGCTTCGTTCGGGTCGTTTTGATCGTAAGATTTTGGTTGGAGCACCGGATGTCAAAGGGCGTGAAGCAATCTTGAATGTCCATGCAAAAAACAAACCATTGGCAGATAATGTTGATTTAAAAGCTATTGCTCAACAAACTCCAGGGTATGTTGGAGCGGATTTGGAAAACTTGTTAAATGAAGCGGCATTGCTTGCTGCCCGTCGAAACAAGTCCAAAGTGGATGCTGCAGATATTGATGAAGCTGAAGACCGTATTTTCCAAGGTCCGGCCAAAACAAATCATAACATGTCTGAATCAGAACGTCGTACAACTGCTTATCATGAAGCTGGTCATGCGTTAGTAGGGCTAGTTCGTTCAGAAGCTTCAGTTGTTCGAAAAGTTACTATTGTTCCTCGTGGCCGTATTGGCGGTTACGCATTAATGACGCCTAAGAATGATCGTTATAACTTAAAATATTCAGAGGCTAAGGAGCAATTGGCTGGTTTGATGGGTGGTCGTGCTGCAGAAATATTTATGTTCAACGAATCTAGTTCAGGCGCCTCAAATGATTTCCAACAAGCAACTGGTTTGGCTCGTCAAATGGTTACGGCTTTCGGAATGTCTGATAAATTAGGCATGGTTCAACTTGAAGGAAATGCTAGTGTTGGCTATGCTGATCAAGCTGGTAATCGTGCGTACTCTGAAGAAACAGCCCGTTTGATCGATGAAGAAGTACGTCGATTGGCACGTGAAGCGTTTGATGATGCTATTGCTATATTACGTGACAACAAAGACAAATTGACGGCAATTGCTGAGGCTCTGCTTGAAGTGGAAACATTAGATGAAAAGCAAATTAAAGATATTTATCTAACAGGAACCTTTACTCGTAAGGACATCCAAGATGATACAGAGCTTGCAAAGGCAAAGTCGTTTGAAGAGGCAAAAGCTGCTGCTGATGCTAAGGATTCACAAGCTGAGCAACGTTTTGAAAAGCAAGATGAAGAAAAATCATCTGACGATCACTCAGAGTCACAAAGTGAAGACACTGATTCAACAGATAAGTCAGAAACAGATGACATTAATTCAGAAAATAAGTAA
- a CDS encoding Hsp33 family molecular chaperone HslO has protein sequence MADQFIKAITKNKYFRTFAINGTNLVHQGAQIHETSRIAAVVLGRGLLATTLTAQAVLKGEETLSTKINGRGPIGNVVVEADTKGSVRGYVTNPNLETLINDAGQLDVAKAVGKNGFLQVTKFAPYSDPYIGQSQLISGEIGDDFTYYLAQSEQTPSVIGVSVHMNNDDTVAGAGGFLVQALPDATDEAIDQLEVALKNMKPLSEMIQEGYTPLEVLEEIFGKGEVDILQTAGIGLAAEPSKDAYAKMLLTLPATEIQAMIKEDHGAEIVGKFSGKRYFFTEEQLSEILKQIEKNNE, from the coding sequence ATGGCAGATCAATTTATCAAAGCAATTACTAAAAACAAATATTTTCGTACGTTTGCTATAAATGGGACTAATCTCGTCCATCAGGGGGCACAAATTCATGAAACATCGCGTATTGCTGCTGTTGTTCTTGGACGTGGCTTGTTGGCTACTACCTTGACAGCTCAGGCTGTTTTGAAAGGTGAAGAAACCTTATCGACAAAAATTAATGGACGTGGACCAATTGGCAATGTTGTAGTAGAAGCTGATACTAAAGGAAGCGTACGTGGTTACGTAACCAATCCAAATCTTGAGACACTTATAAATGACGCGGGACAACTTGATGTGGCCAAGGCTGTTGGAAAAAATGGTTTTCTACAGGTGACAAAATTTGCTCCATATTCTGACCCTTACATAGGTCAGAGTCAATTAATTAGTGGAGAAATTGGCGATGATTTTACATACTATTTAGCACAATCAGAGCAAACACCATCAGTTATAGGTGTTTCCGTCCATATGAACAATGATGATACAGTTGCTGGAGCAGGTGGCTTTCTTGTTCAGGCGCTACCTGATGCTACCGATGAGGCAATTGATCAACTTGAAGTAGCTCTAAAAAACATGAAACCACTTTCTGAAATGATTCAAGAAGGATACACGCCATTAGAAGTGCTTGAGGAAATTTTTGGGAAAGGTGAAGTTGATATCCTTCAAACGGCTGGCATTGGGTTGGCTGCAGAGCCATCCAAAGATGCGTATGCTAAAATGCTGCTCACCCTTCCAGCAACTGAAATTCAGGCAATGATCAAAGAAGATCATGGTGCTGAAATTGTGGGAAAGTTCTCTGGAAAGCGTTACTTTTTCACAGAAGAACAATTATCCGAAATTTTGAAACAGATTGAAAAAAATAACGAGTAA
- the lysS gene encoding lysine--tRNA ligase, which produces MAEEKALNDQMLARRQKLATIVSDLHLDPFGKRFERTAKAEELHKLYDDSSLEELENAKHEVVIAGRMIAKRGAGKVIFADFRDVSGKIQVYAKRDDLADNYPIIKRADLGDFLGIKGIMMKTEAGELTVLATELTHLSKALRPMPDKFHGISDVETRYRKRYLDLIANEDSFKKFQKRSHIISAIRAYMDKNDFLEVETPILQTEAGGAAARPFITHHNALNIDMYMRIATELYLKRLVVGGMERVYEIGRIFRNEGMDPKHNPEFTTMESYAAYMDFNDVMDETEGIFKAAAAVVSDDLKVTYQGTDIDLGSKFARKHMIDLIKEQTGIDFWQEMSIEDAQKLADDKHVKYEKYWGVGHIINAFFEEFVEDTLVQPTFVYGHPVEVSPLAKKNSDDPRFTDRFELFIMGSEYANAFTELNDPIDQRARFEAQAAERENGNDEAEGIDEDFIEALEYGMPPTGGLGIGIDRLVMLLTDSDTIRDVVLFPTMRPE; this is translated from the coding sequence ATGGCTGAAGAAAAAGCCCTTAATGATCAAATGCTAGCGCGTCGACAAAAGTTGGCGACAATCGTTAGTGATTTACACTTAGACCCATTCGGTAAGCGATTTGAACGTACGGCAAAAGCGGAAGAACTGCACAAATTATATGATGACAGCTCTTTAGAAGAATTAGAGAATGCAAAACATGAAGTTGTTATTGCAGGTCGTATGATTGCAAAGCGAGGCGCAGGGAAAGTTATTTTCGCTGATTTCCGTGATGTTTCTGGAAAAATTCAAGTTTATGCAAAACGTGATGATTTAGCAGATAACTATCCGATTATTAAAAGAGCAGATTTAGGTGATTTCCTTGGCATCAAGGGAATCATGATGAAGACTGAAGCTGGTGAATTAACAGTTTTGGCTACAGAATTAACACACTTATCTAAAGCGCTACGTCCAATGCCTGATAAGTTCCATGGTATTTCTGATGTCGAAACACGGTATCGTAAACGCTATTTGGATTTGATTGCCAATGAAGATTCTTTCAAAAAGTTCCAAAAGCGCTCACACATCATTTCTGCTATTCGTGCATACATGGATAAAAATGATTTCCTTGAAGTTGAAACACCAATTTTGCAAACAGAAGCGGGTGGTGCTGCTGCTCGTCCATTCATTACACATCATAATGCTTTAAATATTGATATGTATATGCGTATTGCAACAGAGTTATACCTTAAGCGTTTAGTTGTTGGTGGTATGGAACGTGTTTATGAAATCGGTCGTATTTTCCGTAATGAAGGTATGGATCCAAAGCATAATCCTGAGTTTACAACAATGGAATCCTATGCAGCTTATATGGACTTTAACGACGTCATGGATGAGACTGAGGGAATATTCAAAGCTGCTGCTGCTGTTGTCTCAGATGACTTGAAAGTCACTTATCAAGGTACTGACATCGATCTTGGCTCAAAATTTGCCCGCAAGCACATGATTGACTTAATTAAAGAGCAAACAGGTATTGATTTCTGGCAAGAAATGTCGATTGAAGATGCGCAAAAGTTAGCGGATGATAAGCATGTAAAGTATGAAAAGTACTGGGGTGTTGGTCATATTATTAATGCTTTCTTCGAAGAATTTGTTGAAGATACTTTGGTACAGCCAACATTTGTTTATGGACACCCAGTTGAAGTGTCACCACTTGCTAAGAAAAATTCTGATGATCCTCGTTTTACTGATCGTTTTGAATTGTTCATTATGGGTAGCGAATATGCGAATGCCTTTACTGAGCTAAACGACCCGATTGATCAGCGAGCACGATTTGAAGCACAAGCAGCAGAACGTGAAAACGGAAATGACGAAGCTGAAGGCATCGATGAAGACTTCATAGAAGCTTTGGAATATGGTATGCCACCTACAGGTGGTCTTGGTATTGGTATTGATCGTTTGGTCATGTTATTAACTGATTCTGACACAATCCGTGATGTTGTCTTGTTCCCAACAATGCGTCCAGAATAA
- a CDS encoding pseudouridine synthase, with translation MIVLFNKPYNVLTKFTDADGRQTLANYIDIPRVYAAGRLDMDSEGLLLLTDSGKLNHELTDPGNKAYKTYVVQVEGVPTKAQLKQLEQGVALKDGLTLPAKVKRIPYPKWLWEREKPIRIRKNQPTSFIQLKIKEGRNRQVRRMTAAVGIPTLRLIRTHIGEYHIADLKPGQYRIVK, from the coding sequence ATGATTGTACTATTCAATAAACCGTACAACGTTTTAACTAAGTTTACTGATGCTGATGGGCGGCAAACTTTGGCTAACTACATTGATATTCCACGGGTGTACGCTGCTGGTCGTTTGGACATGGATAGTGAAGGACTATTACTGTTAACGGATAGCGGTAAACTGAATCATGAATTGACTGATCCCGGTAATAAAGCCTATAAAACTTATGTTGTTCAAGTAGAAGGTGTTCCGACGAAGGCACAGTTAAAGCAACTTGAGCAAGGTGTGGCATTAAAAGATGGGTTAACTTTACCAGCTAAAGTCAAACGAATTCCTTATCCAAAATGGCTGTGGGAACGAGAGAAACCGATTCGTATTCGTAAAAATCAACCAACAAGTTTTATTCAATTAAAAATAAAAGAAGGCCGTAATCGGCAAGTACGCCGTATGACGGCAGCTGTCGGTATTCCAACATTACGTTTGATACGGACACATATTGGTGAATATCATATTGCTGACTTAAAGCCAGGGCAATATCGAATTGTGAAGTAA
- a CDS encoding YebC/PmpR family DNA-binding transcriptional regulator has protein sequence MGRKWENIKMKKAQTDGAAAKVNSKYGIEIYAAAKQGGSPDPEANSTLKFVIERAKQAQVPKHVIERAIEKAKGSGNETFIEGRYEGFGPNGSLIIVDTLTSNVNRTATNVRTAFNKNGGTYGAAGSVSYLFDETGVIVFEGEDADATLETLLDAEVDVRDAEQQDDHIVVYTEPTALHQAIAALRENGVSDFSTTEISMLPQSEMTLAGEDLEIFEKLIDVLESDDDVQKVYHNVEI, from the coding sequence ATGGGACGTAAATGGGAAAATATTAAAATGAAGAAGGCGCAGACTGACGGTGCTGCTGCTAAAGTTAATAGTAAGTATGGCATTGAAATTTATGCCGCAGCAAAGCAAGGTGGCAGCCCAGACCCTGAGGCTAATTCAACATTAAAGTTTGTTATTGAACGTGCGAAGCAAGCGCAAGTACCAAAGCATGTTATCGAACGTGCCATTGAAAAAGCAAAGGGTTCAGGGAATGAAACTTTTATCGAGGGACGTTATGAAGGATTTGGTCCAAACGGTTCATTGATTATTGTTGATACGTTGACATCAAACGTTAATCGTACAGCAACAAATGTGCGCACAGCTTTCAATAAAAATGGTGGTACTTATGGTGCTGCTGGTTCTGTTAGTTATTTATTCGATGAAACAGGTGTTATTGTTTTTGAGGGTGAAGATGCTGATGCTACATTGGAAACACTGTTAGATGCTGAAGTTGATGTTCGTGATGCTGAACAACAAGACGATCATATTGTTGTGTACACAGAACCAACTGCTCTTCATCAAGCAATTGCTGCTCTGCGTGAAAATGGTGTGAGCGATTTCTCAACTACGGAAATTAGTATGTTGCCACAATCAGAAATGACACTGGCAGGCGAAGACTTAGAAATTTTTGAAAAGCTAATTGATGTATTAGAATCTGACGATGATGTTCAAAAAGTGTATCATAACGTTGAAATATAA